In the genome of Anabaena cylindrica PCC 7122, the window CACGATAATTCGATGCAGAGAAAGTCTATCAATTAATCCCTCCTGTTCCAATTGTCCTAATATACGAGTGATAGTCACACGGGTAGAACTGATCAGTGCTGCTAAATCTTCATGAGTCAGACGCATATCAATTAAACGCCCTTTCTCTACTTCTGAGCCAAACTTTTTTGACAACCATGCTAATAGTTGAATCAGCATAGCCTCTACTTTTTTATGACTACGAATCACCATTAATTCTTCTGCTTGTTGGATGTGGTAAAGCAAAATTGGTGTGAGTTGATGCCAATCAACCACAGGTAAAGCAGTCGCTTCTACTTTGGTTAAACATTCGATCTGATAGGGTTTCATTGTCGATAGCAGTTCACCAACTACATCTCCCGGACCCCATAATCCCAACGCTACTGTTGTACCGTTTTCTAGATAAGTGTATGTCATCACAAAGCCGCTTTCTATTTGCCAGAGGGCATTTTTTTGAATTGGCAATAGCGATCGCCTGTTGAAATGCTTTTGAGTATTGTTAGTAGATGATTGAGTAAGACCTGTGTATAATGACATCAGCTTAAATATTACAAATTTCCGATGTACTAACCGTAGTATACATGATTCTCGATCTAAAAGCATTGCTCTTGCCAGATAGATAAGGATAATTCCCACGAAATATTAAGCAATTTTGAGAATCTTGTACATAATCACCACAAATCCGATAGAGTTATGATATTTTACTAATTGTAAGTGTGGCACTATCACATCTAACACCTAAAAGCAAAATAATTTCGGTTAAAAGCCGAAAACCCTATCAATGTACAGTAGTATTCTGAGTACAGATTTGAATAGTCAAAACTACGCTCTTCTGGATCTTTCTGCGAAAGTGGAATACGCGCTCCTAGCACTGTTAGAACTGGCCAGCCATCACGATAAAAAAGTTCCTTTGACTATGAACGAGATTGCGGCCAAGCAACCTATACCGGAACGCTATCTCGAACAAATTCTCACTCAACTGCGGCGTGCGGGTTTGGTACAGAGTCAACGTGGTTCCAAAGGAGGTTTTTTGTTAATGCGCGAACCTTGGCAAATTACTTTGCTAGAAATTGTCACCTTGGTAGAAGGTGAACGGAAAGAGAAAGAAAGCCCTGAGACTCCAACGATAGAAAAAACTTTGGTTCTAGAGATCTGGGAGCAAGCTAACGCGGCTTCAATTGAGGTTTTGCGTAGCTATACACTCCAAGATTTACGCCAGGAAACAGAGACTCGCGCCCAAAATAATCCCATGTATTACATTTAGTCATCAAGAGGTAAGGCCATGCGTATAGCGAAAAATATTACCGAATTAGTAGGTAAAACGCCTTTAGTACAGTTAAACAAGATTCCTCAACAGTCAGGAGCATTAGCGCAGATTGTTGTCAAACTAGAAAGTATGAATCCTGCGGCTTCTGTTAAAGACAGAATTGGCGTGAGCATGATTCAAGCAGCAGAAGAACAAGGCTTAATTATTCCTGGTAAAACTACTTTAGTTGAGCCAACTTCTGGAAATACAGGAATTGCTTTAGCGATGGTTGCAGCCGCTAAAGGCTACCATCTGATTTTGACGATGCCGGATACAATGAGCCAAGAACGGCGATTAATGCTCAAGGCTTATGGGGCGCAATTAGAGTTAACACCAGGGGTTGAGGGAATGCGGGGGGCGATCGCACGAGCAACAGAAATTGTCGCCATCACCCCCAATTCATATATGTTGCAACAATTCAGCAATCCTGCTAACCCCCAAATTCACGCTCTCACCACTGCTGAAGAAATTTGGGATGATACAGATGGAGAAGTTGACATCCTTGTTTCAGGAGTAGGAACTGGAGGAACAATTACAGGTGTATCCCAAGTAATCAAACAACGCAAACCTAGCTTTCAAGCAGTAGCAGTTGAACCAGTTAATAGTCCGGTATTAGCAGGAGGAAAAGCCGGTCCACACAAAATTCAAGGGATAGGCCCTGGATTTATTCCCGCTATCTATCGGACGGAACTTGTTGATGAAATTATTCAAGTCGCAGATGATCAAGCGATTATCTACAGTCGTCGGTTAGCAAAAGAAGAAGGACTGCTATCAGGAATTTCTGCTGGTGCGGCTTTATATGCAGCACTGGAACTGGCCAAGCGTCCAGAAAATGTCAATAAATTGATAGTTATGGTGCAGCCTAGCTTTGGTGAACGCTACCTCAGCACCTCATTATTTAAAGATGCTGATGAGAATGAATGGTTAATTAAAGTTTGAAACTTTCATCATTAGTGATAGGAACAATTTCTTTCTCATCTCCTGCATTTTGATTACTATCATCTTTTTTCAGCAAAATCAATAAACAAATACAACTACCAAGGAGTTTTAACGGACTTAAAGCTTTACTTTTCCACACAATTACAGTCCCTAAACCCATCAGCACAAACGGCACAAGATAATTACCATAGTTGGTAAAAAAATCAGCTACCTTTTTCTGATGGGTTAATTGATATGCCACATAACACCAAACTCCTAAAAGAAAAAAAAATAAACCAATAATTAGTAAAAAGCTGTTGAAGGAAATACTAGAAAATAACGGTATATAAATGCTAATATTATCACTACCGTTAGCCACAGTTATTGCTGCCACAGTGTAAATTTGTGGTGTTAATGAATAATTATTTATTGATGTA includes:
- a CDS encoding Crp/Fnr family transcriptional regulator codes for the protein MSLYTGLTQSSTNNTQKHFNRRSLLPIQKNALWQIESGFVMTYTYLENGTTVALGLWGPGDVVGELLSTMKPYQIECLTKVEATALPVVDWHQLTPILLYHIQQAEELMVIRSHKKVEAMLIQLLAWLSKKFGSEVEKGRLIDMRLTHEDLAALISSTRVTITRILGQLEQEGLIDRLSLHRIIVLQEDIWYYEI
- a CDS encoding RrF2 family transcriptional regulator, encoding MYSSILSTDLNSQNYALLDLSAKVEYALLALLELASHHDKKVPLTMNEIAAKQPIPERYLEQILTQLRRAGLVQSQRGSKGGFLLMREPWQITLLEIVTLVEGERKEKESPETPTIEKTLVLEIWEQANAASIEVLRSYTLQDLRQETETRAQNNPMYYI
- the cysK gene encoding cysteine synthase A; protein product: MRIAKNITELVGKTPLVQLNKIPQQSGALAQIVVKLESMNPAASVKDRIGVSMIQAAEEQGLIIPGKTTLVEPTSGNTGIALAMVAAAKGYHLILTMPDTMSQERRLMLKAYGAQLELTPGVEGMRGAIARATEIVAITPNSYMLQQFSNPANPQIHALTTAEEIWDDTDGEVDILVSGVGTGGTITGVSQVIKQRKPSFQAVAVEPVNSPVLAGGKAGPHKIQGIGPGFIPAIYRTELVDEIIQVADDQAIIYSRRLAKEEGLLSGISAGAALYAALELAKRPENVNKLIVMVQPSFGERYLSTSLFKDADENEWLIKV
- a CDS encoding cadmium resistance transporter, whose amino-acid sequence is MSNIITPILTGVFAFIATNIDDIVILLVFFSQVNENFRPWQIVMGQYLGFTILVIFSLPGFFGGLILPPAWIGLLGLIPIGIGISSLVNKEKEQLADVPEEIISPATSINNYSLTPQIYTVAAITVANGSDNISIYIPLFSSISFNSFLLIIGLFFFLLGVWCYVAYQLTHQKKVADFFTNYGNYLVPFVLMGLGTVIVWKSKALSPLKLLGSCICLLILLKKDDSNQNAGDEKEIVPITNDESFKL